A stretch of the Papaver somniferum cultivar HN1 chromosome 6, ASM357369v1, whole genome shotgun sequence genome encodes the following:
- the LOC113289693 gene encoding AT-rich interactive domain-containing protein 6-like: MRRKHEGDDDDNATLSGDIEEMVANGGGEKEEEMQDGGGDDYVTVAAEKEDEDLINVRITQEKKDDAKINDLPNREQEQEQEEEEINPIHVQGNQKDGTLSAANQNPNGCVGGAGEQDKSNANSEAKATKVKTEVTKDDDNVCAANGEDDVDKLEEVTPAVKEKRETKPVVSYLKADDDDYEIEELEEEESEGSESESDKEELVKLKESSSTSSLHKQHHHIDLVAVQEQPQFLNEEGGSESGNEFEQAAFVKELERFCKEYHFDFKPPKFYGEPLNLLKLYRAVVKLGGYDQVTTSKLWRQVGESFNPPKTCTTVSWTFRIFYEKALLEYEKHNIQSGELHFPGSSPADPKSAGNMRIGSQVLGSGRARRDAASRAMQGWHSQRLGNDEDKNAMSTPKRESQLRAGLLKRKKPADMDHYVKSARTVFKANNQQGSSPQRMDTTPSVIDIGHPADWVKVNVRRTRDCFEVYALVPGLLREEVRVQSDPSGRVVISGQPEEPDNPWGVTAFKKVITLPSRIDPHQTSAIVTLHGQLFVRVPFEQLDS; encoded by the exons ATGAGGAGGAAACATGAgggggatgatgatgataatgctaCCTTGTCTGGAGATATAGAAGAGATGGTTGCTAATGGCggtggagaaaaagaagaagagatgcaggatggtggtggtgatgattatGTGACGGTGGCTgctgaaaaagaagatgaagacttgATTAATGTTAGGATTActcaagaaaaaaaagatgatgCTAAGATAAATGACCTACCCAATAGGGAGCAGGAGCAGgagcaggaagaagaagagattaatCCAATCCATGTCCAAGGAAACCAAAAAGATGGAACTTTATCAGCTGCTAATCAAAACCCTAACGGTTGTGTTGGTGGTGCTGGTGAACAAGACAAATCTAATGCTAATTCGGAAGCAAAGGCTACTAAAGTTAAGACTGAGGTCACTAAAGATGATGACAATGTTTGTGCTGCTAACGGTGAAGATGATGTTGATAAGTTGGAGGAAGTTACTCCTGCTGTGAAAGAAAAGCGTGAAACCAAACCTGTTGTTTCTTATTTGAAGGCAGACGACGATGATTATGAAATTGAGGAGCTGGAAGAGGAAGAAAGTGAAGGGTCTGAGAGTGAGTCTGATAAAGAGGAATTAGTAAAGTTGAAAGaatcttcatcaacatcatctcTACATAAACAGCATCATCATATAGACCTAGTTGCAGTCCAAGAGCAGCCACAATTTCTGAATGAGGAAGGGGGCAGTGAATCCGGAAACGAGTTTGAACAAGCTGCTTTTGTGAAGGAATTGGAGAGGTTTTGCAAGGAATATCATTTTGATTTCAAGCCCCCTAAGTTCTATGGAGAACCGCTGAATCTCCTCAA GTTATACAGAGCTGTGGTTAAATTGGGAGGCTATGACCAG GTTACCACGTCCAAGTTGTGGCGTCAAGTTGGAGAAAGCTTCAACCCTCCAAA GACTTGTACTACTGTGTCTTGGACATTTAGAATTTTCTATGAGAAG GCACTTCTTGAGTACGAAAAGCATAATATTCAATCTGGTGAATTACATTTTCCTGGTTCTTCCCCGGCAGACCCAAAGAGTGCTGGCAATATG CGAATTGGTAGTCAAGTACTAGGATCAGGTAGGGCACGAAGGGATGCTGCTTCTCGTGCCATGCAGGGGTGGCATTCTCAGCGTCTTGGAAATGATGAG GATAAGAACGCCATGTCTACACCAAAGCGTGAAAGTCAACTCAGAGCTG GTCTACTTAAACGTAAAAAACCTGCTGACATGGATCACTATGTCAAGTCTGCACGTACAGTTTTTAAAGCAAATAACCAACAGGGAAGCTCACCTCAGAG AATGGACACAACGCCATCAGTTATTGATATTGGACACCCTGCTGATTGGGTAAAGGTGAATGTTCGAAGAACT AGAGACTGCTTTGAGGTGTACGCTTTAGTTCCTGGGCTTCTGCGGGAGGAG GTTCGTGTTCAGTCTGATCCATCTGGGCGTGTAGTCATATCTGGTCAGCCAGAGGAACCTGATAATCCCTGGGGTGTGACAGCGTTCAAAAAG GTGATTACTTTACCCTCGAGAATTGATCCGCATCAGACATCCGCCATTGTCACTTTGCACGGCCAGTTGTTTGTTCGTGTGCCGTTTGAACAGTTAGATTCTTAG